In Bombus huntii isolate Logan2020A chromosome 9, iyBomHunt1.1, whole genome shotgun sequence, a single window of DNA contains:
- the LOC126869166 gene encoding rab3 GTPase-activating protein non-catalytic subunit isoform X3 has product MVKLQKKIMFFSEWITSIICLPLLSLGKASSGTNPDWTCIIVGFNTGFIKFYTETGALLFGEQLHNEPVVGLKCQSFRSPKHVGDIGLAEEVHVTYNSVVCVLQGFPLFSTLRACRNYLARVQANCDDLPPITNLSYKKWGYKSQDIVNDSEVIGTTSVNSFDHLMTASICGGYNASYRSSAPQHNLVLVTGKRPFVGFHYALEGGSAPVLSDVAIAMASKLANAIGTAVPWLPLNWGNSKHQASLEASKTSTHEPVEPMTCRFGLSDVMREGYSIISSPNKALSVILDAMGRVLLVDNRYCIATRMWKGYRDAQCGWIEVEEEKHSGMHKGFTKFKQTPQLRSAFFLVIYAPKKGVIDIWSTQQGPKITTFTASKHGRLLYINYGLLGVNDNVHLSKNKPQYSCVFMDPLGGLKEITVPFHFALNSKNGKRARDIHILKKLKTFLREEDFEYEKLISEIESVCSDLKSNEIKVQTLEMLMSNKNIIPDALLAATNCFIKKLDEYEKEEMEPTTKTLYLLTTQLQQIINFYKHIKSQFDTPEYNVSIDDNNTSLPLTLLTTEKEVHRIFELFNKINSYTCSDSSTECRVKFKEDGRIFLDFLSCFEFGTSGFIDIKKDIKPEKEHQISQLMYKGCVYSYDRIETWKEVAKSSNIQPFVFMKFALIYWLNKKRDVSLELELKQFTQLLNAICSIASVKEICAEYNEISLWWKKVRNILLDSTNPFNALTAALMCRAVAMSVEKYREKCNKKTEDNNVQEEKGIKNKNDMKEIKQHQDSINNLKSDDELYNLTNEWEDITKDTCQFTLLIGNLEDIAILDAIVSQEPPSDTTTQFFALPFVKFDISLGSVLSKGKGSVSEIVAKWITSTGIDPSQLVDTTDTEFDHARPTNDSLEVLNSSDEICNVDDVLQSNVEKPLSESLDTESEEKDSTNANICILERIKLLKGHFPYSLTTSVLLANICWEFAMSWNKDISQLKSLEAALCVLRQIPMKRMRHGVCCLLWSVHIKKRMEAVAKLINKLGKLPKERLCMQEIGLSDAQAVIFLQDCVTFLEIFIDSEMLEVGQNIVIKSEELWEVCTSGPQPFAALAIFQAPAWYDLIMLHLQLANVLHMIAHFNLKVLKPLNNLFDSVVQPYFFQSMADKVMLTWYRDDKRDNLRTTFLCRIINASMDFIHQETIDGKMSSSMQAIQWMSKCQTLASIWKISNDELRIHQVCQLYVIGFDRLAEEVVTAVNDVEKLAEDLLPIAGRRMMAYLSKSPDLLEEVSRISPALTKYLESLDVPDVIYTNCSNDDTIELIRRVSRHLPETHSNYHLAQLMLDAVFIYEGTT; this is encoded by the exons ATGGTGAAGTTGCAAAAAAAGATAA TGTTTTTTAGTGAATGGATAACATCTATAATCTGTTTACCATTATTGTCATTGGGAAAAGCTAGCAGTGGCACTAATCCAGATTGGACATGTATTATAGTTGGTTTTAATACTGGTTTTATCAAGTTTTACACAGAA aCAGGTGCATTATTATTTGGGGAACAATTGCATAATGAACCAGTTGTGGGATTAAAATGTCAATCTTTTCGTTCACCTAAACACGTAGGTGATATTGGTTTGGCTGAAGAAGTTCATGTGACATATAATAGTGTTGTGTGTGTCTTGCAAGGTTTTCCCTTGTTTTCCACATTAAGAGCATGTAGGAATTATTTAGCTAGAG TTCAAGCAAACTGTGATGACCTACCACctattacaaatttatcatATAAGAAATGGGGTTATAAAAGCCAAGATATTGTAAATGATTCAGAAGTAATTGGTACTACTTCTGTAAATAGCTTTGATCATCTAATGACAGCTTCAATTTGTGGTGGATATAACGCATCTTATAGATCTAGTGCACCACAGCATAATTTAGTTCTTGTGACTGGTAAACGTCCATTTGTTGGTTTTCATTATGCCTTAGAAGGTGGTTCAGCTCCAGTTCTATCAGATGTTGCAATAGCAATGGCCAGCAAACTAGCAAATGCTATTGGAACTGCTGTTCC TTGGCTTCCTCTCAATTGGGGAAATTCAAAACATCAGGCATCGCTCGAAGCATCAAAAACTAGTACTCATGAACCAGTTGAACCAATGACTTGTAGATTTGGCTTAAGTGATGTTATGAGAGAGGGTTATTCGATAATATCCAGTCCAAATAAAGCACTGTCAGTAATATTAGATGCAATGGGCAGAGTATTATTAGTAGATAACAGATATTGCATAGCTACAAGAATGTGGAAAGGTTATAGAGATGCACAATGTGGTTGGATTGAAGTGGAGGAAGAAAAACATTCTGGAATGCACAAAGGATTTACTAAGTTTAAACAGACTCCGCAATTGCGTTCTGCTTTCTTTTTAGTTATTTATGCTCCGAAAAAAGGTGTAATAGACATATGGAGTACTCAACAAGGTCCTAAAATTACTACATTTACTGCTAGTAAACATGGACG ATTACTTTATATCAATTATGGTCTTCTTGGTGTAAATGATAATGTACATCTATCAAAAAATAAACCACAATATTCGTGTGTATTTATGGATCCACTTGGAGGTTTGAAGGAAATTACAGTACCATTTCATTTTGCTCTTAATAGTAAAAATGGGAAGAGAGCAcgtgatatacatatacttaaaaaattgaaaacatttttacgAGAAGAAGATTTTGAATATGAGAAATTAATATCAGAAATTGAGAGTGTGTGTTCAGATTTGAAgagtaatgaaataaaagtacaaaCATTGGAAATGTTAatgtcaaataaaaatattattcctGATGCTTTACTCGCAGCTACAAAttgttttatcaaaaaacTAGATGAATATG aaaaagaagaaatggaacctacaacaaaaacactttatttattaacaacACAGTTGCAGCAAATAATTAACTTTTATAAGCATATTAAATCTCAGTTTGATACACCAGAGTATAATGTTTCTATAGATGATAATAATACAAGTTTACCTTTGACTTTGTTAACTACTGAGAAAGAAGTGCACAGAATTTTtgaattgtttaataaaataaatagttacACGTGTTCAGATTCTAGTACAGAATGTAGAGTAAAATTTAAAGAGGatggaagaatatttttagattttttatCTTGTTTCGAGTTTGGAACATCAGGATTTatagatattaaaaaagaCATAAAACCAGAAAAAGAACATCAGATTT CTCAATTAATGTATAAAGGCTGCGTATATTCGTATGATAGAATTGAGACATGGAAAGAAGTCGCTAAAAGTAGTAACATTCAACCATTCGTTTTCATGAAATTTGCTTTAATATACTGGCTCAATAAGAAACGGGACGTATCTTTAGAACTAGAACTAAAACAATTTACGCAGCTCTTAAATGCTATTTGCTCAATAGCCA GTGTTAAAGAGATATGTGCagaatataatgaaatatctttATGGTGGAAAAAGgttcgtaatattcttttggaTTCAACAAATCCATTTAATGCACTTACTGCTGCTTTGATGTGCAGAGCTGTTGCAATGTCTGTAGAAAAGTATAGAGAAAAGTGCAATAAAAAAACTGAGGATAATAATGTTCAAGAAGAAAAAGGTATCAAAAATAAGAATGATATGAAAGAGATAAAGCAGCATCAAGATTCTATTAACAATTTAAAATCAGACGATGAACTGTATAACTTGACAAATGAATGGGAAGATATTACTAAAGATACTTGTCAATTTACGTTGCTTATTGGAAATCTTGAGGATATTGCGATTTTAGATGCTATTGTAAG CCAAGAACCTCCATCAGATACTACAACGCAATTTTTTGCACTACCATTTGTAAAATTTGATATATCTTTAGGATCTGTTCTCTCAAAAGGGAAAG GTTCTGTATCGGAGATAGTTGCAAAATGGATTACTTCTACGGGTATTGACCCTTCTCAATTAGTAGATACAACAGATACGGAATTCGATCACGCACGTCCAACAAATGATTCTTTAGAAGTACTGAATTCTTCAGACGAAATTTGTAACGTCGATGATGTTTTACAATCTAATGTAGAAAAGCCTCTTTCAGAATCTCTTGATACAGAAAGTGAAGAGAAAGATAGTACAAAtgctaatatatgtattttag aaagaattaaattattaaaaggcCATTTTCCATACAGTTTGACAACTAGTGTTCTGCTAGCTAATATCTGTTGGGAATTTGCTATGTCGTGGAATAAAGATATTTCGCAATTGAAGTCGCTCGAAGCTGCATTATGTGTTTTACGACAAATACCAATGAAACGTATGAGGCATG GTGTTTGTTGCTTATTATGGTCAGTTCATATAAAAAAACGAATGGAAGCagttgcaaaattaattaataagcTTGGAAAACTGCCAAAAGAGAGATTGTGTATGCAGGAAATCGGTTTATCTGATGCTCAAGCAGTTATATTTCTACAAGATTGCGTCacatttttagaaatattcatCGAC TCTGAAATGCTCGAAGTAGGACAgaatattgtaattaaatcAGAAGAACTATGGGAAGTATGCACTTCCGGCCCACAACCCTTTGCTGCATTAGCTATTTTTCAAGCACCCGCTTGGTACGATCTAATCATGTTACATCTACAATTAGCTAACGTCTTACATATGATAGCGCATTTTAATTTGAAAGTTCTAAAAccattaaataatttgtttgaTTCTGTG GTACAGCCATACTTCTTCCAATCAATGGCAGACAAAGTAATGCTAACATGGTACAGAGACGATAAAAGAGATAATTTAAGAACCACGTTTTTATGCAGAATAATTAATGCATCAATGGATTTTATCCATCAAGAAACAATAGATGGTAAAATGAGTAGTTCGATGCAAGCTATTCAATGGATGAGTAAATGTCAAACATTAGCATCTATTTGGAAAATAAGTAACGATGAACTAAGGATACATCAAGTTTGTCAATTATATGTGATTGGTTTTGACCGACTAGCAGAGGAA GTTGTTACAGCTGTAAACGATGTTGAGAAATTAGCAGAAGATCTTCTGCCGATTGCTGGAAGAAGAATGATGGCATATCTTTCAAAATCACCTGACCTTTTAGAGGAAGTTTCTCGTATAAGTCCAGCTCTTACGAAATACTTGGAAAGTCTC GATGTGCCGGACGTAATTTATACGAATTGCTCGAACGATGACACTATCGAATTGATACGACGAGTCTCAAGACATTTGCCCGAAACACACTCTAATTATCATCTTGCGCAATTAATGTTAGATGCGGTGTTTATTTACGAGGGAACGACATGA